From the genome of Streptacidiphilus sp. PB12-B1b:
GATGTGCACCGGCGGGCCAGGAAGACCTCCTCTTCCTGGCCCGCCGGCCTGTTCCCCCAAGCCGTCGTCGTCGGCTCAGCCGAGCATCCGGGCGGCCTCGACCGCCCAGTAGGTGAGCACCTGGTTGGCCCCGGCCCGGCGGATCGAGGTCAGCGTCTCCATGATCATGCGCTCCCGGTCGATCCAGCCGTTGGCGGCGGCCGCCTCGACCATCGCGTACTCGCCGGAGACCTGGTAGGCCGCGACCGGCACCGGGCTGACATCGGCGACCTTGCGCAGGATGTCCAGGTAGGCCATGGCCGGCTTGACCATCACCAGGTCCGCGCCCTCGGCCAGGTCCAGCTCCAGCTCGCGCAGGGCCTCCCGGGCGTTGGCCGGGTCCTGCTGGTAGCTCTTGCGGTCGCCCTTCAGCGAGGAGCCGACCGCCTCCCGGAAGGGCCCGTAGAAGGCCGAGGCGTACTTGGCTGAGTACGCCAGCACCGAGACGTCCTGGTGCCCGGCGGCGTCCAGGGCCTCCCGGACGACCGCGATCTGACCGTCCATCATCCCCGAGGGGCCGACCATGTGGACGCCCGCGTCGGCCTGCACCACGGCCATCTCGGCGTAGCGCAGCAGCGTCGCGTCGTTGTCCACCGAGCCGTCGGCGGCCAGCACGCCGCAGTGGCCGTGGTCGGTGTACTCGTCCAGGCACAGGTCGGACATGACCACCAGCGCGTCGCCGACCTCGGCGACCACGTCGCGGATGGCCTGCTGCAGGATGCCGTCCGGGTTGGTGCCCTCGGAGCCGGTCGCGTCCTGCACCAGCGGCACGCCGAACAGCATGATCCCGCCGACACCCGCCTCGGCCGCCTCCACCGCGGCCTTGCGCAGCGTGTCCCGGGTGTGCTGGACGACGCCGGGCATGGAGCCGACCGGCACCGGCTCGCTGATGCCCTCACGGGCGAACAGCGGCAGGATCAGCTCGGCCGGGTGCAGCCGGGTCTCGGCGACCAGCCGGCGCACCGCCGGGGTGGTGCGGAGCCGGCGCGGACGGACGACGGGGGTCTGGATCGGGGTGGAGTCCATGACGGTTCAGCGGGCCTTCCTGCGCGAGCCCGGGCGGCGCTCGCTCGGGCGGTACACCTGCTCGCCGGCCTGGGTTGCTGCGTCGCGGCGGGCCGCTCCGAAGTCTGCCAGGGCCTCGGCGAGCGCCGCCGCCGAGGGGGCCGGGGCGAGGACGTCCACCCGCAGCCCGTGCTCCTCGGCGGTCTTGGCGGTCGCCGGGCCGATACAGGCGATGACGGTGACGTTGTGCGGCTTGCCGGCGATGCCGACCAGGTTGCGGACGGTCGAGGACGAGGTGAAGATCACCGCGTCGAAGCCGCCGCCCTTGATGGCCTCCCGGGTCTCGGCCGGCGGCGGCGAGGCGCGGACGGTCCGGTAGGCCGTCACGTCGTCGACCTCCCAGCCCAGCTCGACCAGCCCGGCGACCAGCGTCTCGGTGGCGATGTCGGCGCGCGGCAGCAGCACCCGGTCGATCGGGTCGAACACCGGGTCGTACAGCGGCCAGTCCTCCAGCAGCCCGGCGGCGGACTGCTCGCCGCTGGGCACCAGGTCCGGCTTGACGCCGAAGTCGACCAGGGCCTGCGAGGTGGTCTCGCCGACCGCGGCGACCTTGATCCCGGCGAAGGCGCGGGCGTCCAGCCCGTACTCCTCGAACTTCTCCCGGACCGCCTTCACCGCGTTGACCGAGGTGAACGCGATCCACTCGTACCGGCCGGTGACCAGGCCCTTGATGGCCCGCTCCATCTGCTGCGGGGTGCGCGGCGGCTCGACCGCGATGGTCGGCACCTCCGAGGGCACCGCGCCGTACGAGCGCAGCTGCTCGGAGAGCGCGCCGGCCTGGTCCTTGGTGCGCGGCACCAGGACGTTCCAGCCGAACAGCGGCTTGGTCTCGAACCAGGAGAGCGAGGAGCGCTGGGCGACCTGCTCGCCGACGACGGCTATCACGCTGCTGGCCGGGTCCACCGGGGCCGACACCGGCGAGGGCAGCACCCGGGCCGCCTTCAGCTCGGCGGCCAGGGTGCCCAGCGTGGCGCAGTAGGTGCGCTGCCGGGTGGTGGTGCCCTCCAGCGTGACCGAGATCGGGGTGTCGGGCTTGCGGCCGTGGGCCACCAGGGTCTGCGCGGCGGCGGGCAGCGAGCCCAGCAGGGTGCGGACGACCAGGGTCGAGTCGCAGCCGCCGAGGTTGCTCCAGGTGGTCTCGGCGAGCGGCTGCTGCGCGTCCACGAAGCGGACGTCGGTGGCGCCGCCGGTGCGCAGCGGCACACCCGCGTAGGCCGGGACGCCGACCGACTGCGCCACGCCGGGCACCACCTGGAAGGCGATGCCCGCCTGCGCGCAGGCCAGCATCTCCTCGGCGGCGCGGCCGTCGAGGCCGGGGTCGCCGTCGACGGTGCGGACCACGTGCTTGCCCGCCTGCACGGCCGGGAACAGCTGGACGATGGGGCCGCCGTCGAGCAGCTGGGCGTCGGCGTCACCGCCGAGCGGCTGGTCGGCGGTGTGGTGCTCGACGCCGAACGGACAGTGCACGCGCACGGCGGACGCCGTGAGCGGGTCGGCCACCAGCACGTCCGCCGAGGCCAGCACCTCCACCGCGCGCAGCGTCAGCAGTCCGGGGTCGCCCGGGCCCGCGCCCAGGAAGGTGACCTGGCCGGCCGGGCGGCGGGCCGCCCCGTGGATGTCATGAGTGGGGCTCACTTGACTCGCTCCCCCATCAGACCGGCCGCGCCCTCGGCGAGCATCCGGGCCGCCAGCTCGCGGCCCAGGGCCGTTGCTGCCTGCTCGGACGCCGCCTGGGGCGCGTGGGCGCCGGTGGCGGACAACTGCACGACGGTCGAGCCGTCGACGGTGCCGACCAGTGCACGCAGGTGCAGCTCGTCGGCCCGCTCGGCCGAGGAGCCACGTCGCACCTCGGCCAGTGCCCCGACCGGGGCGGAACAACCCGCTTCGAGCGCGGCCAGCAGCGCGCGCTCGGCGGTGACGGCGGCCCGGGTGGGGGCGTCGTCGAGTACGGCGAGCGCGTCCGCCAGCCCGCTGTCGGCGGCGGCGCACTCGATGGCCAGCGCGCCCTGTCCGGGCGCGGGCAGCATCAGCGTGTCGGCGAGCAGCTCGCCGGCCTCGGCGAGCCGGCCGAGCCGGTTCAGCCCGGCGGCGGCCAGGACGACCGCGTCCAGCTCACCGGAGCGGACGTAGCCGATCCGGGTGTCCACGTTGCCGCGGATGGGCACGGTCTCCACGGCGGCCCCGGTGGCGGCGGCCCAGGCGTTCAGCTGGGCCGTGCGGCGCGGGGAGCCGGTGCCGATCCGGACCGGGGCGCCGTCGTGCGCGCACTTGGCGACCAGCTCGTCCAGGGTGAGGCCGTCCCGGGCGACCAGGGCGTCCCTGGGGTCCTCGCGGCGGGGCACGGCGGCGAGCCGCAGCCCCTGCGGGGCGGCGGTCGGCAGGTCCTTCAGCGAGTGCACGGCGAAGTCGATGGTGCCGTCGAGCAGCGCGTCGCGCAGCGCGGAGACGAAGACCCCGGTGCCGCCGATCTGCGCCAGGTGCTCGCGCGAGGTGTCGCCGTAGGTGGTGATCTCGACCAGGTCGACCCGGCGTCCGGTGGCCCGGGACACCGCCTCGGCGACCTGCCCGGACTGGGCCATCGCCAGGGCGCTGCGCCTGGTGCCCAGGCGCAGGGCCGGTGGGCCGGCGGTGGGGGTGTTGCTGAGTTGGCCACTCATGACATGATCATCCCGGTCGTGCTCGGTATGGGTGCTGTGCGTCGGTACGGGGTGCTGGCGGGGCACGGAGGCCGGGCGGGGCTCGGTCATCCCGCGCCACCCCCGGGGTGGGCGCCTGTGCCGGGACGCGGACCGGCGCCCCGGCGACGGCCTGGACCGCCGCGGGGTCGAGATCGAACAGCTCCCGCAGCGCCTCCGCGTAGGAGGCGCCGCCCGGCTCCCCGGCGAGCTGCTTGACCCGCACGGTCGGCGAGTGCAGCAGCTTGTCCACCACTCGGTTCACCGTCTGCGCCAGTTCGGAGCGGCTGCGGGCGTCGAGTTCGGGCAGCCGCCCGTCCAGGCGTTCCAGCTCGGCCCGGACGACCTCCGACGCCTTGGTCCGCAGGGCCACCACGGTCGGCGTGATGGCCGCCGCCCGCTGCGCCGAGCCGAAGGAGTCCACCTCCTGGGCGACGATCCGGCGGACCGCCTCCACGTCCAGTGCCCCGGCGGCGCCGTCGGTCTGCGCGGCGGCTTCGGCCAGGGTCTCCAGGTCGACCACGTGGACCCCGTCCAGGCCGTGGGCCTCGGTGTCCACGTCCCGCGGCATGGCCAGGTCGAGCAGGGCCAGCGGGGTGCTGCCGGATCTGCGGGCCGCCGCGGCGGTGATGTCGGCGGCGCTGAGGACGGTTCCGGCCGCCCCGGTGCAGGAGACCACCAGGTCCGCCCCGGCCAGTGCGGAGCCGAGGTCGGCGAAGGGCACCGCCCAGGCGCCGTGGTCGGCGAGCGCGGCCGCCAGCCGGACCGCCCGGTCCTCGGTTCGGTTGACGATGACCAGTTCGGACACACCGGCGCGGGCCAGGGTGGTCGCGGCCAGCGAGCTCATCGAGCCGGCGCCGACGACCAGGGCGCGCTTGCCCGCGATCGGACCGGTCGCCTCGGCGACCCGCTCCAGGCCGAAGGTGACCAGCGACTGCCCGGCCCGGTCGATGCCGGTCTCGGTGTGCGCCCGCTTGCCGACCCGCAGCGCCTGCTGGAACAGCTCGTTGAGGCCGCGCCCGGCGGTGCTCTGCTCCTGCGCCAGCGACAGCCCGTCGCGCAGCTGGCCGAGGATCTGCCCCTCGCCGACCACCATCGAGTCCAGCCCGCACGCCACCGAGAACAGATGGTGCACGGCGCGGTCCTCGTAGTGGACGTACAGGTGCGCGGTCAGCTCCTCGATGGAGACGCCGGTGTGCTCGGCGAGCAGCACCGACAGCTCGTCCACCCCGGCGTGGAACTTGTCCACGTCGGTGTACAGCTCGATCCGGTTGCAGGTGGAGACCAGCGCCGCCTCGCCCACGGGCGCGGCAGCGGCCGCGGCGTGCAGCAGCCGCCGCGGGGCGTCGCCGGTGAGGGCGGCCCGCTCGAGCAGCCCGACCGGCGCGGTGCGGTGGCTGAGGCCGAGTACCAGAAGGCTCATGCTTCTGCCTCGCTTCCCGTGTTCACGCCGGCACCACCGCCGGCAGGTCGCCGTCGTCGCCGCGCTCGCCCTCGGGGCCTTGCCCCGGGCGCGGGAGACGGCGCCGAGGCTGCGGCGCGCAGCGGCGGCCGCCACTGCCTTCGCTCCTGCCCCAGGGCGCGAGACTACTGCGGGCGGCTCCTCCGGGAGGTGCTCCTCACCGGACTTTCGCTGTTCGTGGAAGGCCAGGATCTGCAGCTCGATCGACAGGTCCACCTTGCGGACGTCGACGCCGTCGGGGACGGACAGCACCGTGGGGGCGAAGTTGAGGATGCTGGTCACCCCGGCCGCCACCAGCCGGTCGCAGACCTGCTGGGCCGCGCCGGGGGGCGTGGTGATCACCCCGATGGAGACGTGCTCCGCCCGGATGATCTCCTCCAACTCGTCCATGTGCCGCACCGGCAGGCCGGCGGCGGTGCGCCCGGCCAGCGCCGGGTCGGCGTCCAGCAGGGCCGCGACCCGGAATCCGCGGGAGGCGAAGCCGCCGTAGTTGGCCAGGGCGTGGCCCAGGTTCCCGATGCCGACGATGACCACCGGCCAGTCCTGGGTGAGACCCAGCTCACGGGAGATCTGGTAGACCAGGTACTCCACGTCGTATCCGACGCCGCGGGTGCCGTAGGAGCCCAGGTAGGAGAAGTCCTTGCGGAGCTTGGCCGAGTTGACCCCGGCTGCGGCGGCGAGTTCCTCGGATGAGACCGTGGGTACCGAGCGCTCGGACAGGGCGGTCAGCGCGCGCAGGTAGAGCGGCAGGCGCGCGACCGTGGCGTCGGGGATGCCCCGGCCGCGGGAGCGGCGCGGCGTGCCGGCGCCCCCCGTCGGCGGCGGGGTGGATGAGGTGGAACGTCCAGTTGCCACGGTGCTCCTGTGTCTGAAGCTGGGCTGCGAACGCCAGGTTATGCGTTTGTGAACGTGTGCACAAAGATGGTGTCCGTTTTGTCCGCCAGGAGTGATGCGCATCACGCGTGCTGCGCACGGGGTTCGCGGTGAGCCGGTGGGCACGTGTCACTCCTTCGACGGTCGGCCCCCCGACACAAAACCTCTCGATGGTAAGCGCAACCACCATGCATCTCATAAGACCGCGCGTCCGGCTACCCGCCCAGCGCGGTGCGCAGCCTGCGCTCGTCCACCCGCCAGAAGTCGTGCTGCCTGCCGTCGACGAGGGTGACCGGGATCTGCTCCCAGTACTTCCGGTACAGCTCCTCGTCCTGGTTGATGTCGTGCTCCTCCCAGGCGAAGCCCAGCTCGCCGGCCAGCCGGGCGACCACCGCCCGGGCGTCGTCGCACAGATGGCAGTCCGGCTTGCCGATCAGCGTGACCAGGTGATCGGACGGTTCCTTGCGGGGGGCGCCGCGGCGCAGCAGAGGGCTCACCCCACCATTCTGCGCCCCGCCCGTACCCCCTCCGTTGCGCCCACCGTCAGCAGGCGTTCCCTCCCGCTGGTACGGATACGGGAGCCCGCTCTGGCTATGCTCGACACCATGGCCACGCTGCGAAGGCTCCCCCAGGAGAAGCGCTCCCCCGCCGTGCTCGCCGGCGCGGCCTCCGGAGCGGCCGCCGCCGAGGCCGCGCCCGACACCGCGGCGCCGGAGCCGGGCGACCCCAGGGCCGCCGCCTTCTTCGACTGCGACAACACCATCGTCCAGGGCGCGGCCATCTTCTACCTGGGCCGGGGCCTGTACAAGCGCAAGTTCTTCAGCCACCGCGAACTGCTGCGCTTCGCCTGGCAGCAGACGTACTTCCGGCTGCACGGCGCGGAGAACGCCGGGCACATGGCGGACGCCAAGGAGAGCGCGCTGTCGATCGTCTCCGGGCACCGGGTCGCCGATCTGGAGCGGATCTGCGAGGAGGTCTTCGAGGAGTACATGGCCGAGAAGATCTGGCCGGGCACCCGGGCGCTGGTGCGGATGCACCTGGAGGCCGGGCAGCGGGTCTGGCTGGTCACCGCCGCCCCGCAGGAGGCGGCCCGGGTGATCGCCGCGCGGCTGGGCATGACCGGCGCGCTGGGCACGGTCGCCGAGGCCGTCGGCGGCGTCTACACCGGGCGCCTGGTCGGCGAGCCGCTGCACGGCCCGGCCAAGGCCGAGGCGGTCAAGGCGCTGGCCCAGCGCGAGGGCCTGGACCTGGCCCGCTGCGCGGCGTACAGCGACTCCTCCAACGACATCCCGATGCTGTCGCTGGTCGGCTACCCCTATGTGATCAACCCTGACGCCGAGTTGCGCCGCCACGCCCGGGAACAGGGGTGGCGGGTACGGGACTTCAGGACCGGCCGGAAGGCCGCCCGGGTGGGCATCCCGGCCGCCGCCGGGCTGGGCGCGGCTGCGGGCGGCACCGCCGCCGCCATGGCGCTGTACCGGCACCGCCGACGCTGACCGCCCGGGCGGTGACGCGTCGGGGTGTCCCGGCTGCAGCGGGTTGACGTCCCGGGTGACGGAGCGGCCAACTGGCTGATCGTTTCTGATCGTTCGACCCGCTCCGGATTCCCTGCGATTTCCCGGGCCGTCGAGCCGCACCGCAGGGAATCGGCCCTCGCACGATCACTCCTGGACACCGCCCGATCACGAATCCGCAGCGGCGGTCGGATGCCGCTGGCCATAGTCGGTCACATCCTGCCACCAACGAGTAACAGATGTGACGGAAGCGGTGAAATAAGCAACAGGGTGTAGCCGTTGCTGCACAAAGCGTTATCCTCGTCTGACGCACGCCGGTGCCCATGTGTCCCACGCTGGGCGAGCGGGCCCGCACTGCACGTAAACAGTTCTGCCTCTGGGAGTCCCGTGTACCCACACGTCCGGAACGACGCGCCTGCACCCTCCCTCGCCCCCGGCTCGGCCGCAGGCGGGCTGGACCTGCTGCGCGCCATGGTGCGCGACCAGCTGTTCCCGCTCGGCCCGCTGCCGATGACCGCACTCGCCGTGGCCGGCGGCGTGGACGCGCCATTCGGCCCGCAGCCCCCGCGCACGCCCGTCGTCCAGCGCAGCCGCGCCTCCGCCGCCTCCCCGCGCCCGAGAAACCCGTCCTGGGACAAGGACGACGTCCAGGAGTCGGCCGACAATCCGATCATGCGCCTGGTCGAGCGGGCCCAGGAGGGCGACAGCGAGTCCTTCGGCCGCCTCTACGACCACTACGCGGACACGGTCTACCGGTACATCTACTACCGCGTCGGCAGCAAGGCCACCGCCGAGGACCTCACCAGCGAGACGTTTCTGCGGGCGCTGCGCCGCATCGGCACCTTCACCTGGCAGGGCCGCGACTTCGGCGCCTGGCTGGTCACCATCGCCCGCAACCTGGTCGCCGACCACTTCAAGTCCAGCCGCTTCCGGCTGGAGGTGACCACCGGCGAGATGCTCGACTCCAACGAGTGCGAGCGCAGCCCGGAGGACTCCGTGCTGGAGTCGCTCTCCAACGCGGCGCTGCTGGACGCCGTCCACCGGCTCAACCCGCAGCAGCAGGAGTGCGTCACGCTGCGCTTCCTGCAGGGCCTGTCGGTCGCGGAGACGGCCAGGATCATGGGCAAGAACGAGGGCGCCATCAAGACCCTCCAGTACCGGGCCGTGCGCACCCTGGCCCGACTGCTGCCGAGCGACGCCAGGTAGTCGCCGCCGCCCATGAGCCCGTCCCCGCACCCGTCTCCGAACCCTTGCGCGAGCCCGCCCCGGACAGCCCCGGCGGACCGGCCCGCGACCCGTCACCCGCACGCCCGGGCCCGCGTAACCGAGCGTCCCCACCGCTCGTTGCACAGTGTGCTTGGCCCCGCCGGGGCCCCGCCTCACCCTTTCGGGTGGTTCGAGGCACGACTGCGCAACCGTCCGGT
Proteins encoded in this window:
- a CDS encoding ECF subfamily RNA polymerase sigma factor, BldN family, which produces MYPHVRNDAPAPSLAPGSAAGGLDLLRAMVRDQLFPLGPLPMTALAVAGGVDAPFGPQPPRTPVVQRSRASAASPRPRNPSWDKDDVQESADNPIMRLVERAQEGDSESFGRLYDHYADTVYRYIYYRVGSKATAEDLTSETFLRALRRIGTFTWQGRDFGAWLVTIARNLVADHFKSSRFRLEVTTGEMLDSNECERSPEDSVLESLSNAALLDAVHRLNPQQQECVTLRFLQGLSVAETARIMGKNEGAIKTLQYRAVRTLARLLPSDAR
- a CDS encoding glutaredoxin family protein, which codes for MSPLLRRGAPRKEPSDHLVTLIGKPDCHLCDDARAVVARLAGELGFAWEEHDINQDEELYRKYWEQIPVTLVDGRQHDFWRVDERRLRTALGG
- the hemB gene encoding porphobilinogen synthase translates to MDSTPIQTPVVRPRRLRTTPAVRRLVAETRLHPAELILPLFAREGISEPVPVGSMPGVVQHTRDTLRKAAVEAAEAGVGGIMLFGVPLVQDATGSEGTNPDGILQQAIRDVVAEVGDALVVMSDLCLDEYTDHGHCGVLAADGSVDNDATLLRYAEMAVVQADAGVHMVGPSGMMDGQIAVVREALDAAGHQDVSVLAYSAKYASAFYGPFREAVGSSLKGDRKSYQQDPANAREALRELELDLAEGADLVMVKPAMAYLDILRKVADVSPVPVAAYQVSGEYAMVEAAAANGWIDRERMIMETLTSIRRAGANQVLTYWAVEAARMLG
- a CDS encoding bifunctional uroporphyrinogen-III C-methyltransferase/uroporphyrinogen-III synthase, which produces MSPTHDIHGAARRPAGQVTFLGAGPGDPGLLTLRAVEVLASADVLVADPLTASAVRVHCPFGVEHHTADQPLGGDADAQLLDGGPIVQLFPAVQAGKHVVRTVDGDPGLDGRAAEEMLACAQAGIAFQVVPGVAQSVGVPAYAGVPLRTGGATDVRFVDAQQPLAETTWSNLGGCDSTLVVRTLLGSLPAAAQTLVAHGRKPDTPISVTLEGTTTRQRTYCATLGTLAAELKAARVLPSPVSAPVDPASSVIAVVGEQVAQRSSLSWFETKPLFGWNVLVPRTKDQAGALSEQLRSYGAVPSEVPTIAVEPPRTPQQMERAIKGLVTGRYEWIAFTSVNAVKAVREKFEEYGLDARAFAGIKVAAVGETTSQALVDFGVKPDLVPSGEQSAAGLLEDWPLYDPVFDPIDRVLLPRADIATETLVAGLVELGWEVDDVTAYRTVRASPPPAETREAIKGGGFDAVIFTSSSTVRNLVGIAGKPHNVTVIACIGPATAKTAEEHGLRVDVLAPAPSAAALAEALADFGAARRDAATQAGEQVYRPSERRPGSRRKAR
- the hemC gene encoding hydroxymethylbilane synthase; this encodes MSGQLSNTPTAGPPALRLGTRRSALAMAQSGQVAEAVSRATGRRVDLVEITTYGDTSREHLAQIGGTGVFVSALRDALLDGTIDFAVHSLKDLPTAAPQGLRLAAVPRREDPRDALVARDGLTLDELVAKCAHDGAPVRIGTGSPRRTAQLNAWAAATGAAVETVPIRGNVDTRIGYVRSGELDAVVLAAAGLNRLGRLAEAGELLADTLMLPAPGQGALAIECAAADSGLADALAVLDDAPTRAAVTAERALLAALEAGCSAPVGALAEVRRGSSAERADELHLRALVGTVDGSTVVQLSATGAHAPQAASEQAATALGRELAARMLAEGAAGLMGERVK
- a CDS encoding glutamyl-tRNA reductase — protein: MSLLVLGLSHRTAPVGLLERAALTGDAPRRLLHAAAAAAPVGEAALVSTCNRIELYTDVDKFHAGVDELSVLLAEHTGVSIEELTAHLYVHYEDRAVHHLFSVACGLDSMVVGEGQILGQLRDGLSLAQEQSTAGRGLNELFQQALRVGKRAHTETGIDRAGQSLVTFGLERVAEATGPIAGKRALVVGAGSMSSLAATTLARAGVSELVIVNRTEDRAVRLAAALADHGAWAVPFADLGSALAGADLVVSCTGAAGTVLSAADITAAAARRSGSTPLALLDLAMPRDVDTEAHGLDGVHVVDLETLAEAAAQTDGAAGALDVEAVRRIVAQEVDSFGSAQRAAAITPTVVALRTKASEVVRAELERLDGRLPELDARSRSELAQTVNRVVDKLLHSPTVRVKQLAGEPGGASYAEALRELFDLDPAAVQAVAGAPVRVPAQAPTPGVARDDRAPPGLRAPPAPRTDAQHPYRARPG
- a CDS encoding HAD family phosphatase, which gives rise to MATLRRLPQEKRSPAVLAGAASGAAAAEAAPDTAAPEPGDPRAAAFFDCDNTIVQGAAIFYLGRGLYKRKFFSHRELLRFAWQQTYFRLHGAENAGHMADAKESALSIVSGHRVADLERICEEVFEEYMAEKIWPGTRALVRMHLEAGQRVWLVTAAPQEAARVIAARLGMTGALGTVAEAVGGVYTGRLVGEPLHGPAKAEAVKALAQREGLDLARCAAYSDSSNDIPMLSLVGYPYVINPDAELRRHAREQGWRVRDFRTGRKAARVGIPAAAGLGAAAGGTAAAMALYRHRRR